The following coding sequences lie in one Hoplias malabaricus isolate fHopMal1 chromosome 14, fHopMal1.hap1, whole genome shotgun sequence genomic window:
- the rmi1 gene encoding recQ-mediated genome instability protein 1: MPAAGDAQVTQAWLRSTYQVQVPQTWLEACVEWVQEEAGGSVVSQAQLNQQVLDQWLLTDLRDLAHPVLPAGVSEVEKTELNSCYCLQMDSLLDVSQPVYSQLQRVRGTDCTNEQVTAVTQATQKPWEAKPTRMLMLQLTDGVQSLEGMEYQPIPALNASLPPGTKLQVVGKVAVRLGVLLLKPENVRVLGGEVELLVERHSQAKVLCRTLGLPEDDQVQAAEPDDQELLAGLEAAGEAQVGGRTLDSGYDSNGGSLVSQASVITNQNQTNQSRHSVPSVQVPPTSRGRDVVELADENFDDIPDNFDYVPDDFEDIPENFDHVPENNDHVTEDFDDIPMEELDDIMTPTDQEISPRNGSGERLAVSSFDSARPCDQTSQLPLLRGFSDHIPVTGASDDSFSSPEPKMARYEPASSSTNNGAQITAHNHRDKANADRSVLNYLCVLKDDFWPPPTVQIVRLQAFIVTLLGRLSSSGGEWKLGATISDGTGYLDVDLCDTLLSNLIGFSATESRALRKDPAKRGVVDAGVQNCQRELVDMCCVMSVRLEPSGKSVLLKADPLTDRECFELQRRVTERKS, translated from the coding sequence ATGCCAGCAGCAGGTGATGCTCAGGTTACCCAGGCTTGGCTGCGCTCCACATATCAAGTGCAGGTTCCTCAGACTTGGCTGGAGGCTTGTGTGGAATGGGTACAGGAGGAAGCTGGAGGTTCGGTCGTCTCACAAGCCCAACTAAACCAACAGGTTCTGGACCAGTGGTTACTCACAGACCTTCGAGATCTTGCCCATCCAGTCCTGCCTGCAGGAGTTTCAGAGGTCGAGAAGACGGAGTTGAATAGCTGCTACTGCCTCCAGATGGACTCCCTGCTTGATGTGAGTCAACCAGTTTACTCTCAGCTGCAGCGTGTCCGAGGTACTGACTGTACCAACGAACAGGTCACTGCCGTCACACAGGCCACTCAGAAGCCATGGGAGGCCAAGCCAACACGCATGCTAATGCTTCAACTTACTGATGGGGTGCAGAGTCTGGAGGGCATGGAGTACCAACCCATCCCAGCCCTTAATGCCAGTCTTCCGCCCGGCACCAAACTCCAGGTTGTGGGAAAAGTGGCGGTACGTCTTGGGGTTCTGCTACTGAAACCGGAGAATGTGAGGGTTCTAGGTGGGGAGGTGGAGCTGTTGGTAGAGAGACATTCCCAGGCCAAAGTGTTGTGCAGGACCCTTGGGTTGCCTGAGGATGACCAGGTGCAAGCAGCAGAACCAGATGATCAGGAGCTTCTTGCTGGTCTAGAAGCAGCTGGTGAGGCTCAGGTAGGTGGGCGTACACTGGACAGTGGTTATGACAGTAATGGTGGCAGCCTAGTCTCGCAAGCCTCTGTCATAACCAACCAAAACCAAACCAATCAAAGCCGTCACTCTGTGCCTTCTGTTCAAGTTCCACCTACTTCTAGAGGCCGGGACGTAGTTGAACTTGCGGATGAAAACTTTGATGACATTCCTGATAATTTCGACTATGTTCCAGATGACTTTGAAGACATTCCCGAGAATTTTGACCACGTTCCAGAGAACAATGACCATGTCACAGAGGACTTTGATGACATTCCGATGGAAGAGCTGGACGACATTATGACACCTACAGATCAGGAGATTTCACCCAGGAATGGCAGTGGGGAACGACTGGCTGTTTCAAGCTTTGACTCTGCAAGGCCATGCGATCAGACCAGCCAGCTGCCCTTGCTTCGAGGATTCTCAGACCACATTCCCGTTACTGGGGCTTCAGACGATTCCTTCTCCTCCCCAGAACCAAAGATGGCTAGATATGAGCCTGCATCCTCTAGCACTAATAATGGAGCACAGATTACGGCACATAACCACAGAGATAAAGCTAACGCTGACAGGTCAGTCCTCAACTACCTGTGCGTTTTGAAGGATGATTTTTGGCCTCCCCCTACTGTTCAAATTGTGCGTCTTCAGGCCTTTATTGTCACCCTACTTGGAAGACTGAGCAGTAGCGGTGGGGAATGGAAACTCGGGGCCACCATTTCGGACGGCACCGGATACCTAGATGTGGACCTGTGTGACACTTTGCTGTCGAATCTGATTGGCTTCTCAGCGACGGAATCCAGAGCTCTAAGGAAGGACCCAGCAAAGCGTGGAGTGGTAGATGCTGGGGTACAGAACTGTCAGAGGGAGCTGGTAGATATGTGCTGTGTGATGAGTGTACGGTTAGAGCCATCAGGGAAAAGCGTGCTACTGAAAGCTGATCCtttgacagacagagagtgctTTGAGCTACAGAGGAGGGTAACTGAAAGGAAAAGTTAA